Proteins encoded together in one Pyramidobacter piscolens W5455 window:
- the rlmB gene encoding 23S rRNA (guanosine(2251)-2'-O)-methyltransferase RlmB: GGRPFPERRPRPKRAAPAASDDLCWGRNPVLTLLEHRPELCRKVFLLAGAQDEFRDTVARLCADGRIPLDFVEREELERLSGGAVHQGVAARVAPIPPADLDGVVDALDPQAPALIVLLDHCQDPHNLGAVIRTAEVAGAACVVCQNDRSATVNGTVVKTSAGAAFRLPVAQVVNVGRAVERLKRKGFWVVGLDHRTDETVWSSALPERLALVVGSEGEGISALTAKKCDMLVKFPMAGRTGNLNASVAAALGMFEWVRLYGCGAKASE; the protein is encoded by the coding sequence CGGCGGCCGCCCGTTCCCCGAGCGCCGTCCCCGGCCGAAGCGCGCCGCGCCGGCGGCGTCCGACGATCTCTGCTGGGGGCGCAATCCCGTGCTGACGCTGCTGGAGCACCGGCCCGAGCTGTGCCGCAAAGTCTTTTTGCTGGCGGGCGCGCAGGACGAGTTCCGCGACACGGTGGCGCGCCTCTGCGCCGACGGCCGCATCCCGCTGGATTTTGTCGAGCGGGAAGAATTGGAACGGCTGAGCGGCGGCGCGGTCCATCAGGGCGTGGCCGCCCGCGTGGCGCCGATCCCGCCGGCCGATCTCGACGGCGTCGTCGACGCGCTGGATCCCCAGGCGCCGGCGCTGATCGTTCTGCTCGACCATTGCCAGGATCCCCACAATCTCGGCGCGGTGATCCGCACGGCCGAAGTGGCCGGTGCCGCCTGCGTCGTCTGCCAGAACGATCGTTCCGCCACCGTCAACGGCACGGTCGTCAAGACCAGCGCCGGGGCGGCGTTCCGTTTGCCCGTGGCGCAGGTGGTCAACGTCGGCCGCGCCGTGGAGCGCCTTAAGCGAAAAGGTTTCTGGGTCGTGGGCTTGGATCACCGCACCGACGAGACCGTGTGGAGCAGCGCGCTGCCGGAACGGCTGGCGCTTGTCGTCGGTTCCGAAGGCGAAGGCATTTCGGCGCTGACGGCGAAAAAATGCGACATGCTCGTCAAGTTCCCCATGGCGGGGCGCACCGGCAACCTCAACGCCAGCGTCGCGGCGGCGCTGGGCATGTTCGAATGGGTACGTTTGTACGGCTGCGGCGCGAAAGCGTCTGAATAA
- a CDS encoding pyrroline-5-carboxylate reductase family protein, which translates to MNVKELRPIIIGGGNLGGAVARGLFRAGVRPVVVQHRGAKFDALAGDGVETVATLAEAAPRGSGPVFIALKPWLVESYCAENAALLAGRALASCAALVSLELLEKAAPNARWGRVMPNIASAVGAGFTGIVRGGWTEAEFEEVRGLCALFGDAVAVSEKDLDGVVCLSGSALAYVLELLEGFIQGGLAVGMKGDLSLRAGVATLVGAAELVRQKNVHPAVLKDAVCTPGGTTIAGLRALQKAGFRSAFVEALVATAEKAQAGAAAFEKTPR; encoded by the coding sequence ATGAACGTGAAAGAGCTTCGCCCGATCATTATCGGCGGCGGCAATCTGGGCGGCGCTGTGGCGCGCGGGCTGTTCCGCGCCGGCGTCAGGCCCGTGGTGGTCCAGCATCGGGGCGCGAAATTCGACGCGCTTGCCGGCGACGGCGTCGAAACGGTCGCTACTCTGGCCGAAGCCGCGCCGCGGGGCAGCGGTCCCGTTTTCATCGCGCTGAAACCGTGGCTGGTCGAAAGCTACTGCGCGGAAAACGCGGCGCTGCTGGCCGGGCGCGCGCTGGCTTCCTGCGCGGCGCTGGTCAGCCTTGAACTGTTGGAAAAAGCGGCGCCGAACGCCCGCTGGGGCCGCGTGATGCCGAACATCGCTTCGGCCGTGGGAGCCGGATTTACCGGCATCGTTCGCGGCGGCTGGACCGAGGCGGAATTTGAGGAAGTGCGCGGGCTCTGCGCGCTTTTCGGCGACGCGGTGGCAGTGTCCGAAAAGGACCTGGACGGCGTCGTCTGCCTTTCCGGCTCGGCGCTCGCCTACGTGCTGGAGCTGCTGGAAGGCTTTATCCAGGGCGGCCTGGCCGTGGGCATGAAAGGCGACCTGTCGCTGCGCGCCGGCGTGGCTACACTGGTCGGGGCGGCCGAGCTGGTGCGGCAGAAGAACGTTCATCCTGCCGTACTGAAAGACGCCGTCTGCACGCCCGGCGGCACGACCATCGCCGGACTGCGCGCGCTGCAAAAGGCGGGCTTTCGCAGCGCCTTTGTCGAAGCGTTGGTCGCCACCGCGGAAAAAGCCCAGGCAGGCGCCGCCGCTTTCGAAAAAACGCCTCGATAA
- the msrA gene encoding peptide-methionine (S)-S-oxide reductase MsrA encodes MKRTILVVLTALFSAMLLPRTSGVRAETLVTKNEGEDMKNLKEIYFAGGCFWGVEEYFSRIPGVRDAVSGYANGHTENPTYREVCSGLTGHAEAVRVSYDPRLVSLETLTEQFFHIIDPTVRDRQGNDAGRQYRTGVYYADAAEREPLERIFAAEQKKYKQKIVTELAPLENFFAAEEYHQDYLKKNPGGYCHVDFSALDGLKAKAPPAPERKYAKPSAAELRKKLTPTQYAVTQEAATERPFANEYFDNREPGLYVDVATGAPLFSSEAKFDSGCGWPSFSKPIDPAAVAERHDDSYGMSRTEVRSQTGDSHLGHVFDDGPRDKGGLRYCINSAALRFIPYDKLDEEGYGEFKHLCESYDKR; translated from the coding sequence ATGAAAAGAACGATTCTCGTAGTGCTGACGGCGTTGTTTTCGGCCATGCTCTTGCCCCGGACAAGCGGCGTCCGGGCGGAAACTCTTGTGACGAAAAACGAAGGAGAGGACATGAAAAATCTGAAAGAAATATATTTTGCGGGCGGCTGTTTTTGGGGTGTTGAAGAATATTTTTCGCGCATTCCCGGCGTGCGCGACGCCGTGTCCGGATACGCCAACGGCCACACGGAAAACCCGACGTACCGTGAAGTCTGCTCGGGGCTCACGGGGCACGCCGAGGCCGTGCGCGTCAGTTACGACCCGCGGCTCGTCAGTCTGGAAACGCTGACGGAACAGTTTTTCCACATCATCGACCCGACCGTTCGGGACCGGCAGGGAAACGACGCCGGCCGGCAGTACCGCACGGGCGTGTACTACGCCGACGCGGCCGAGCGCGAACCTCTCGAGCGGATCTTCGCCGCCGAGCAGAAAAAGTATAAACAGAAGATCGTCACGGAACTGGCGCCGCTGGAAAACTTCTTCGCGGCCGAGGAGTACCATCAGGACTATCTGAAGAAGAACCCGGGCGGTTACTGCCACGTCGACTTCAGCGCGCTCGACGGGCTGAAAGCGAAGGCGCCTCCCGCCCCCGAAAGGAAATACGCCAAGCCGTCCGCCGCCGAGCTCAGAAAAAAGCTGACGCCGACTCAGTACGCCGTCACGCAGGAAGCCGCCACGGAGCGCCCGTTTGCCAACGAATATTTCGACAACCGCGAGCCGGGGCTGTACGTCGACGTCGCCACCGGCGCGCCGCTGTTCTCGTCTGAGGCGAAGTTCGATTCCGGCTGCGGCTGGCCCAGCTTTTCAAAGCCGATCGATCCGGCAGCCGTCGCCGAACGTCACGACGACAGCTACGGCATGAGCCGGACCGAGGTGCGCAGTCAGACCGGCGACAGCCATCTGGGGCACGTTTTCGACGACGGGCCGCGCGACAAAGGCGGTCTGCGCTACTGCATCAACAGCGCGGCGCTGCGCTTCATCCCCTACGACAAGCTGGACGAAGAGGGCTACGGGGAGTTCAAGCATCTCTGCGAAAGCTACGACAAGCGCTGA
- the acpS gene encoding holo-ACP synthase: MIAGVGMDLCGVERMRKACESEAFCRRVFTEAELSYAAGKKSRACHLAAAYAAKEAFAKATGLGLAKLGLHSVSVRHDGNGRPFLVLDPQAPALEPYRRARFHLSLSHDRGIAAAVVIYETEGV; encoded by the coding sequence ATGATTGCCGGTGTCGGAATGGATCTGTGCGGTGTGGAGCGCATGCGGAAGGCCTGCGAGAGCGAAGCTTTTTGTCGAAGAGTTTTTACCGAAGCGGAATTGTCTTACGCGGCGGGAAAAAAATCGCGCGCCTGTCATCTTGCCGCGGCGTACGCGGCGAAGGAGGCCTTTGCCAAAGCGACCGGTTTGGGATTGGCGAAGCTGGGGCTTCACAGCGTGAGCGTCCGTCATGACGGGAACGGTCGCCCTTTTCTCGTTCTCGATCCGCAGGCGCCGGCGCTGGAGCCGTATCGCCGGGCGCGTTTTCATCTTTCGCTCAGCCATGACCGCGGCATCGCCGCCGCCGTGGTGATCTACGAGACGGAAGGAGTCTGA
- a CDS encoding bifunctional ADP-dependent NAD(P)H-hydrate dehydratase/NAD(P)H-hydrate epimerase, with the protein MAVIPWYANEKVRALDARLIESGVPGLELMERVGRGVVDFILKQPLARSALILAGAGNNGGDGFVIARLLMEGGWKVTVLLSHEAARSQGDAAVNLTKLGKMPVPVVESRTLDEAALTELLDSHDLVIDALLGTGAAGAPRGETARLIAAVNRHRFGRHVLAVDIPSGTEGGEGIEAQWTCTAGGRKLPMATGYGAALAGETVLIPLGENSAPLLGVPDALELEEGDVRSFLPRRRSDDHKGRRGGVLLVAGSKRYRGAALLAARGALRAGAGLVVLASVPEVLDVLAASLPEAIAEPLDTPGSLEAVMRKWRPRCATLLIGSGLDRDDRARELCRIGAQWDGPSLWDGDGLYWLGKDDIKPARCCLTPHEGEAAALLGERLPVRNRFEAAGDVARQYGPVLLKGYRSLVAGPEQTPWIVSRGDRTLSVPGSGDVLAGACAALLAAGVPAEKALALGAWCHGAAGEALGRMKGQDGVLAHEVSDHLPAILKELNGAC; encoded by the coding sequence ATGGCCGTGATCCCGTGGTACGCGAACGAAAAAGTGAGAGCCCTTGACGCGCGGCTGATCGAATCCGGCGTGCCGGGCCTGGAACTGATGGAGCGCGTCGGCCGCGGCGTTGTCGATTTTATCCTGAAGCAGCCGCTCGCTCGTTCGGCGCTGATTTTGGCGGGCGCCGGAAACAACGGCGGCGACGGTTTCGTGATCGCCCGGCTTCTGATGGAAGGCGGCTGGAAAGTGACGGTGCTTCTCAGTCATGAAGCCGCCCGTTCCCAAGGCGACGCTGCCGTCAATCTGACGAAGCTCGGGAAGATGCCGGTGCCGGTCGTTGAAAGTCGTACCCTTGACGAAGCGGCGTTAACAGAGCTTTTGGATTCGCACGATCTTGTGATCGACGCGCTTTTGGGCACCGGCGCGGCGGGCGCGCCTCGCGGCGAAACGGCCCGTTTGATCGCGGCGGTCAACCGGCATCGCTTTGGCCGTCATGTGCTGGCGGTGGACATTCCCAGCGGCACGGAAGGCGGCGAGGGCATCGAAGCGCAGTGGACCTGCACGGCCGGCGGCCGGAAGCTGCCGATGGCGACAGGGTACGGCGCGGCGCTGGCGGGAGAGACGGTTCTGATCCCGTTGGGCGAGAATTCCGCGCCGCTGCTGGGAGTTCCCGACGCGCTGGAGCTGGAAGAGGGCGACGTGCGAAGTTTTCTTCCCCGTCGCCGGAGCGACGATCACAAAGGCCGCCGCGGCGGCGTGCTGCTCGTCGCCGGCTCGAAGCGCTATCGCGGCGCAGCGCTTCTGGCGGCGCGCGGCGCTTTGCGCGCCGGTGCGGGGCTGGTGGTGCTGGCCTCGGTTCCGGAAGTTCTGGATGTTCTCGCCGCGTCGCTTCCGGAAGCGATCGCCGAACCGCTGGACACTCCGGGCTCTCTTGAGGCGGTCATGCGGAAATGGCGTCCCCGCTGCGCAACGCTTTTGATCGGTTCGGGGCTTGACCGCGACGACCGCGCCCGCGAGCTGTGCCGGATTGGCGCGCAATGGGACGGCCCGTCCCTGTGGGACGGCGACGGCCTGTACTGGCTGGGCAAAGATGATATAAAACCCGCGCGATGCTGTCTGACGCCTCACGAGGGCGAAGCGGCGGCGCTCCTCGGCGAGCGATTGCCCGTGCGGAACCGCTTCGAGGCAGCCGGTGATGTGGCGCGGCAATATGGTCCCGTACTTTTGAAAGGGTACCGCTCGCTCGTCGCCGGCCCGGAGCAAACGCCGTGGATCGTGTCGCGCGGGGACCGAACCTTGTCCGTGCCGGGGTCGGGCGACGTGCTTGCGGGCGCTTGCGCGGCCCTGCTGGCCGCGGGAGTTCCCGCGGAAAAGGCGCTGGCGTTGGGCGCATGGTGCCACGGCGCGGCCGGAGAGGCTCTGGGCCGTATGAAAGGGCAAGACGGCGTGCTGGCTCACGAAGTGTCCGATCATCTGCCGGCGATTTTGAAGGAGCTGAACGGAGCGTGCTGA
- the tsaE gene encoding tRNA (adenosine(37)-N6)-threonylcarbamoyltransferase complex ATPase subunit type 1 TsaE: MLTIKKEPDGRSCFSLDGLDDTRALGEKIAAVLRPGMTLLMRGELGAGKTTLVRELCRALGWKRTCSPSFALVNEYARARIPVAHADLYRLEHVDGRDLGFDEYLDNGWVLIIEWPERLAHADFENVWRCEMSVSAAGEKRRFRVAAVGETARNALAQLEKACL, from the coding sequence GTGCTGACGATAAAAAAAGAGCCGGACGGACGAAGCTGTTTTTCGCTCGACGGGCTTGACGACACGCGGGCGTTGGGAGAAAAAATCGCCGCCGTCCTGCGCCCCGGCATGACGCTGTTGATGAGAGGGGAGCTGGGCGCCGGCAAGACGACGCTGGTGCGCGAACTGTGCCGCGCGCTGGGCTGGAAGCGGACCTGCAGCCCGTCTTTCGCGTTGGTCAACGAGTACGCGCGGGCGCGGATCCCGGTCGCGCATGCCGACCTGTACCGTCTTGAGCATGTCGACGGCCGGGACCTTGGCTTCGACGAGTATCTTGACAACGGCTGGGTGCTGATTATCGAGTGGCCCGAGCGCCTTGCCCACGCCGATTTCGAAAACGTCTGGCGTTGCGAGATGTCTGTGTCTGCCGCGGGCGAAAAACGCCGCTTCCGCGTCGCTGCTGTAGGCGAGACGGCGCGGAACGCTTTGGCGCAACTGGAGAAGGCGTGTTTATGA
- the tsaB gene encoding tRNA (adenosine(37)-N6)-threonylcarbamoyltransferase complex dimerization subunit type 1 TsaB, producing the protein MSDVILSIDCSNRWSCLGLAVDGKIAGERNLDLGRAQAARLPLLVAELLAGCGLNVRNVTCVAATVGPGYFTGIRIGMAYAAGLAFALGIEVVPLSSLEAVLRSCPGWDRGVKAPLIAASRELAFSSAYRDGRPVLVEKERAYEELLSELHEISCDFEMWSVKDARLFATSSCEGVQHIANPSGAAQAALALERLHTSIKPDELRARYLREPGLGRSL; encoded by the coding sequence ATGAGCGACGTCATCTTATCCATAGATTGTTCCAACCGCTGGTCCTGTCTGGGACTGGCCGTTGACGGAAAGATTGCCGGCGAGCGCAATCTCGACCTTGGCCGCGCGCAGGCGGCCCGTCTGCCTCTTCTGGTGGCGGAACTGCTGGCCGGGTGCGGGCTGAACGTACGGAACGTGACGTGCGTCGCGGCGACGGTCGGTCCCGGTTATTTTACCGGCATCCGCATCGGCATGGCTTACGCTGCCGGCCTGGCCTTCGCCCTTGGCATCGAAGTGGTGCCGCTGAGCAGCTTGGAGGCGGTGCTCCGTTCCTGCCCGGGTTGGGATCGCGGCGTGAAGGCGCCGTTGATCGCCGCGTCGCGCGAGCTGGCTTTTTCGAGCGCTTATAGGGACGGTCGCCCTGTGCTGGTTGAAAAAGAACGCGCATACGAGGAACTTTTATCGGAACTGCATGAGATTTCGTGTGATTTTGAGATGTGGTCGGTAAAAGATGCGCGCTTGTTTGCCACATCATCCTGTGAGGGCGTACAGCACATTGCAAACCCGAGCGGCGCGGCGCAAGCCGCGCTGGCGTTGGAGCGTCTTCATACAAGTATAAAGCCGGACGAGCTGCGGGCTCGCTATCTGCGCGAACCCGGCCTCGGCCGTTCTTTATAG
- a CDS encoding 4Fe-4S binding protein, with product MAKKFDVSINKTWCKGCGLCVSVCPKKVLALNDRVKSEAVHPEECIGCRSCENICPDLAITVREDGTK from the coding sequence TTGGCCAAGAAGTTTGATGTATCTATCAACAAAACTTGGTGCAAGGGATGCGGTTTGTGCGTTTCCGTTTGCCCCAAGAAAGTTCTTGCCCTGAACGACAGAGTGAAGTCCGAGGCTGTACATCCGGAAGAGTGCATCGGTTGCAGATCGTGCGAAAATATCTGCCCCGATCTTGCGATCACTGTGCGAGAGGATGGGACGAAATAA
- a CDS encoding 2-oxoacid:acceptor oxidoreductase subunit alpha, with the protein MAEIKFWQGNEAVAFGALAAGCKFYAGYPITPSTEVMETMAVELPKVGGVFQQMEDELGACGCAIGASIAGVKSMTASSGPGFTLKQENLGLAYEAEIPLVVVDVMRGGPSTGLPTQGAQQDVMQARWGTHGDHGTIALAPASVEECYTLTVEAFNLAERFRQPVLIMSDAEIGHMREKFVVPDPESLRVVDRKRPSVDAEHFVPYQADPEDDVPPMAGFGDGYRWHVTGLTHNDWGFPTTDPGDIDKKMRRLMRKIERFRDDIVKFDTVEAEDAEILVVSYGSVSRSSIRAVRDARAQGVKVGHFRPITLWPFADKELERLARRVKTIIVPELNCGQMALEVERAVHGKARVVPLNRVDGELFQPTEIFNKIVEEAK; encoded by the coding sequence ATGGCTGAGATCAAATTCTGGCAGGGCAACGAGGCCGTCGCGTTTGGCGCGCTGGCGGCAGGATGCAAATTCTACGCGGGGTATCCGATTACTCCCTCGACGGAAGTCATGGAGACGATGGCTGTCGAACTGCCCAAGGTCGGCGGCGTCTTCCAGCAGATGGAAGACGAGCTTGGCGCCTGCGGCTGCGCTATCGGCGCTTCCATTGCCGGCGTCAAGTCGATGACGGCCAGTTCCGGCCCGGGCTTCACGCTGAAACAGGAAAACCTGGGCCTGGCGTATGAAGCCGAAATTCCCCTGGTTGTCGTCGACGTCATGCGCGGCGGCCCTTCCACGGGACTTCCCACGCAGGGCGCCCAGCAGGACGTCATGCAGGCCCGCTGGGGTACGCATGGCGATCACGGCACGATCGCCCTGGCGCCCGCTTCAGTGGAAGAGTGCTATACGTTGACGGTCGAGGCGTTCAACCTGGCGGAGCGTTTTCGCCAGCCCGTTCTTATCATGAGCGACGCCGAAATCGGCCACATGAGGGAAAAGTTCGTCGTCCCCGATCCCGAAAGTCTGAGGGTCGTCGATCGCAAGAGACCTTCTGTCGATGCGGAGCACTTCGTGCCCTATCAGGCCGATCCCGAAGACGACGTTCCGCCCATGGCCGGCTTTGGCGACGGGTACCGTTGGCATGTGACGGGGCTGACCCATAACGATTGGGGATTCCCCACGACCGATCCCGGCGACATCGACAAGAAAATGCGCCGTCTGATGCGCAAGATCGAACGTTTCCGCGACGACATCGTCAAATTCGATACCGTCGAGGCGGAAGACGCCGAAATCCTGGTAGTCTCCTACGGCAGCGTTTCCCGTTCCAGCATCCGCGCCGTGCGCGACGCTCGCGCGCAAGGCGTCAAAGTCGGGCATTTCCGTCCCATCACCCTGTGGCCTTTCGCCGATAAGGAATTGGAGCGCTTGGCCCGCCGCGTCAAGACCATCATCGTGCCCGAACTGAACTGCGGCCAAATGGCGCTTGAAGTCGAGCGCGCCGTTCACGGCAAGGCCCGTGTCGTGCCGCTGAATCGTGTGGACGGCGAGCTCTTCCAGCCCACCGAAATTTTCAACAAGATCGTCGAGGAGGCCAAATAA
- a CDS encoding 2-oxoacid:ferredoxin oxidoreductase subunit beta, translating to MPSKEVFEWMRPRFFPHMWCPGCGHGIILNALLRAVVDLKLDPTQTVFASGIGCSSRLPGYVNACTLHTTHGRSLAYATGIKMAKPQLAVIDVMGDGDCSAIGGNHFIHACRRNIDITAIVMNNNIYGMTGGQMSPTTPIGAIAKTAPYGVTDPSFDICKLAAGAGATFVARTCVANPRDVEKTITLAVKHHGFSVVEVAGFCHTQYGRYNKLKTPIVNIEYLKQHLVPAKKAAEMSPEELQGKIVTGVFVDTERAEYTDQYKALLERVMAK from the coding sequence ATGCCCAGCAAAGAAGTCTTCGAATGGATGCGCCCTCGCTTTTTCCCTCATATGTGGTGCCCCGGCTGCGGCCACGGGATCATTCTCAACGCGCTTCTGCGGGCCGTCGTCGATCTGAAGCTTGATCCTACCCAGACCGTTTTCGCGTCCGGCATCGGCTGTTCCAGTCGCCTGCCCGGCTACGTCAACGCCTGCACGCTGCACACCACTCACGGCCGTTCGCTGGCCTACGCCACCGGCATCAAGATGGCCAAGCCTCAGCTTGCCGTGATCGACGTCATGGGCGACGGCGACTGCAGCGCCATCGGCGGGAACCACTTTATCCACGCCTGCCGCCGCAACATCGACATCACCGCCATCGTCATGAACAACAACATCTACGGCATGACCGGCGGCCAAATGTCGCCGACGACGCCGATCGGCGCCATCGCCAAGACGGCTCCCTATGGCGTTACCGATCCCTCCTTCGACATCTGCAAGCTGGCGGCCGGCGCCGGAGCCACATTTGTGGCCCGCACCTGCGTGGCCAATCCGCGCGACGTCGAAAAGACGATCACGCTGGCCGTGAAACATCACGGCTTCTCCGTGGTCGAAGTGGCCGGTTTTTGCCATACCCAGTACGGCCGCTACAACAAACTGAAAACTCCCATCGTCAACATCGAGTATCTCAAGCAGCATCTCGTTCCCGCCAAGAAGGCCGCCGAGATGTCGCCCGAAGAACTCCAGGGCAAGATCGTGACGGGCGTGTTCGTCGATACCGAGCGCGCCGAGTACACCGATCAGTACAAGGCTCTTCTTGAGCGCGTTATGGCTAAGTAG
- a CDS encoding 2-oxoacid:acceptor oxidoreductase family protein, which translates to MSKRFEICLAGSGGQGVITAAIMAGEAASIFCDGLYAVQTQSYGPAARGGSAKAEVVISDEPIDYPKPINPDLMICLTGGAADKYAGDVKHGGRLILDSFAVEEVPVVDANIYQLPIIQTARDKIGREIVTNMVALGMIARVLELEGMMKPEAVRKAMLDRVPKGTEELNSKAFDEGYSMFKDAPAHMQ; encoded by the coding sequence ATGTCCAAACGTTTTGAAATCTGTCTGGCCGGTTCCGGCGGCCAGGGCGTCATCACCGCGGCCATCATGGCCGGTGAAGCCGCGTCCATTTTCTGCGACGGCCTTTACGCCGTGCAGACGCAGAGCTACGGCCCCGCGGCCCGCGGCGGCTCGGCGAAAGCCGAAGTCGTGATCTCCGACGAGCCTATCGATTACCCCAAGCCTATCAATCCCGATCTGATGATCTGTTTGACCGGCGGCGCCGCCGACAAGTACGCCGGCGACGTGAAGCACGGCGGCCGTTTGATTCTCGACAGCTTTGCCGTCGAAGAGGTGCCGGTGGTGGATGCGAACATCTATCAGCTTCCCATCATCCAGACGGCCCGCGACAAGATCGGCCGCGAGATCGTCACCAACATGGTCGCTCTCGGCATGATCGCCCGCGTGCTTGAGCTCGAGGGCATGATGAAACCCGAAGCCGTCCGCAAGGCCATGCTCGACCGCGTTCCCAAGGGCACGGAAGAATTGAATTCCAAGGCCTTCGACGAAGGCTACAGCATGTTCAAGGACGCTCCCGCCCATATGCAGTAA
- the rlmD gene encoding 23S rRNA (uracil(1939)-C(5))-methyltransferase RlmD, with translation MEQLYIDRMNSAGQGIGRAADGRTVFVEGALPGETAVIAVRQEKKSYIQARVERVVEANPERREPSCRWYRSCGGCQLQHAEYTLQCQIKAMLAADALRRIGGFEIDGEIPCVPSRNEWRYRNKASFPVRARGRAGDVGFFKRGSHEIVPVDRCPVICDRANKLYAVVKNMINYGRFCCYDEKSNSGWLRHVVIRSARDGEELLLILVAAARPEGGALESLERLYDHLKERFPELRGLVVNVNPDEGNVIIGAESVLVKGEDRLTERLGNFRLDYDGTSFFQANPGQAEQLFAYAASLAEGQNLLELYCGVGALTAFLSRKAKTIRAVEVWASAVALARENGESNRIEGLTVLQGAAENVVAPADLEGIDCVVVDPPRAGCDKSLIETIAASRVPRVLYISCNPATLARDAALLRDAGYVLDMDSLKVFDMFPQTCHVETVCLLSKLHEAKHHVSVTLDMDEIDITSAESKATYEEIKEYVAEHNEGMKVSSLYIAQVKRKCGLELVENFNLPKSEDAKHPQCPKEKEDAIVEALKAFQMI, from the coding sequence ATGGAACAACTTTATATCGACAGAATGAACTCCGCCGGTCAGGGGATCGGCCGGGCCGCCGACGGGCGGACCGTGTTCGTGGAGGGAGCGCTGCCGGGGGAAACGGCGGTCATCGCCGTGCGGCAGGAAAAGAAAAGCTACATTCAGGCGCGCGTCGAGCGCGTCGTGGAAGCCAACCCGGAGCGCCGCGAACCGTCCTGCCGCTGGTACCGCAGTTGCGGCGGCTGCCAGCTCCAGCACGCCGAATATACGTTGCAGTGTCAGATCAAAGCGATGCTGGCCGCCGACGCCCTGCGCCGCATCGGCGGCTTCGAGATCGACGGCGAGATCCCCTGCGTGCCCTCACGGAACGAATGGCGTTACCGCAACAAAGCCTCCTTCCCCGTGCGCGCTCGCGGACGTGCCGGCGACGTCGGCTTTTTCAAACGCGGCTCGCACGAGATCGTTCCCGTCGACCGCTGCCCGGTCATCTGCGACCGCGCGAACAAACTGTACGCCGTCGTCAAGAACATGATCAATTACGGCCGCTTCTGCTGCTACGACGAAAAGAGCAACAGCGGCTGGCTGCGGCACGTCGTCATCCGCAGCGCCCGCGACGGCGAGGAACTCCTGCTGATCCTCGTCGCCGCCGCCCGGCCCGAGGGCGGCGCGCTCGAGTCGCTCGAACGGCTCTACGATCATCTCAAAGAGCGCTTTCCGGAACTGCGCGGGCTTGTCGTCAACGTCAATCCCGACGAGGGCAACGTCATCATCGGCGCAGAGTCCGTGCTCGTCAAAGGCGAAGACCGCCTGACGGAGCGGCTGGGAAATTTCAGACTGGATTACGACGGCACGTCGTTCTTTCAGGCGAACCCGGGGCAGGCGGAACAGCTCTTTGCGTATGCCGCCAGCCTGGCGGAAGGACAGAACCTGCTCGAACTCTACTGCGGCGTCGGCGCGCTGACGGCGTTCCTGTCTCGGAAAGCGAAGACCATCAGGGCGGTGGAAGTATGGGCCTCCGCCGTCGCGCTGGCCCGGGAAAACGGCGAGTCCAACCGGATCGAAGGGCTGACCGTGCTTCAGGGCGCGGCGGAAAACGTCGTTGCCCCCGCCGATCTCGAAGGCATCGACTGCGTCGTCGTCGATCCGCCCCGCGCCGGCTGCGACAAAAGCCTGATCGAGACCATCGCCGCCAGCCGCGTGCCGCGCGTCCTCTACATCTCCTGCAACCCCGCCACCCTCGCCCGCGACGCCGCCCTCCTGCGCGACGCCGGCTACGTCCTCGACATGGACAGCCTCAAAGTCTTCGACATGTTCCCGCAGACCTGTCATGTGGAGACGGTATGTTTATTGTCCAAACTCCACGAGGCGAAGCATCATGTGAGTGTGACATTGGATATGGATGAGATAGATATCACTTCTGCAGAAAGCAAGGCTACTTACGAGGAGATTAAGGAGTATGTGGCTGAGCATAATGAAGGGATGAAGGTAAGTAGTCTTTATATAGCGCAGGTGAAGAGGAAGTGTGGATTAGAACTTGTAGAGAACTTTAATCTGCCAAAGTCGGAGGATGCAAAACATCCACAGTGTCCTAAGGAGAAGGAAGATGCTATTGTGGAGGCTTTGAAGGCTTTTCAGATGATATAG